One part of the Bacillota bacterium genome encodes these proteins:
- a CDS encoding ferroxidase, which translates to MAQVLRSLWVKQGTLSLPGTSVPFWGFATSFAGAPRLPGPVIEATVRDTVIVVLRNCSILIPASLIFPGQHNVRAMRPGSGWRRAAPQYSGGEMISLTDFLGPDSTGRIRYRFTATRPGVHLYESGTNPENQVQMGLYGVLIVRPMGHDIPYTPNYRTAYGAGTGSRFDVEHLLVLGEVDSQMHAALGQGGGYDTLRFAPDYWMINGRCYPDTIKADNDPALPSQPYGSAITARVGQRLLLRLVNAGFLPNTMHFGGLVGRVVGTDGFALRSRDADGTYEKAAVTLGPGQTFDVLLRPQNTGVYYLRAREYNHVVNNDTFPGGMMTRLTVTT; encoded by the coding sequence ATGGCTCAGGTTTTGAGGAGTCTCTGGGTAAAGCAGGGTACCCTCTCCCTGCCAGGGACCAGCGTGCCTTTCTGGGGGTTCGCAACCTCGTTCGCAGGGGCGCCGAGGCTCCCCGGCCCTGTGATCGAGGCCACCGTCAGGGACACAGTGATCGTGGTGCTGCGAAACTGCAGCATCCTCATTCCGGCATCATTGATATTCCCCGGCCAACACAATGTACGCGCCATGCGTCCGGGATCGGGATGGCGCCGGGCCGCCCCGCAGTACAGCGGCGGAGAGATGATCTCGCTCACTGACTTCCTCGGGCCTGACTCAACTGGGAGAATCAGGTACAGGTTCACGGCGACAAGGCCGGGGGTCCACCTGTACGAAAGCGGGACCAACCCCGAAAACCAGGTCCAAATGGGATTGTACGGAGTGCTGATTGTCCGGCCCATGGGGCACGATATCCCGTACACCCCGAATTACCGAACGGCCTACGGCGCAGGCACCGGCTCGAGGTTCGACGTCGAACACCTGCTGGTGCTCGGTGAGGTTGACAGCCAAATGCATGCGGCTCTGGGCCAGGGCGGCGGCTACGACACACTCAGATTCGCGCCCGATTACTGGATGATCAACGGAAGGTGTTACCCCGACACCATCAAAGCCGACAACGACCCCGCCCTGCCGAGCCAACCGTACGGATCGGCAATCACGGCGAGGGTGGGGCAAAGACTCTTGCTCCGGCTGGTCAACGCGGGTTTTCTCCCCAATACGATGCACTTCGGGGGGCTCGTAGGCCGGGTCGTGGGGACGGACGGGTTCGCACTCCGCTCGCGGGACGCGGACGGCACATACGAGAAGGCAGCAGTTACGCTGGGCCCCGGGCAGACCTTCGACGTACTGTTGAGGCCCCAGAATACGGGGGTATACTATCTCAGGGCGCGCGAGTACAACCACGTCGTGAATAACGACACGTTCCCGGGCGGGATGATGACCAGGCTGACGGTGACCACCTAG
- the guaA gene encoding glutamine-hydrolyzing GMP synthase: MSSDPAVENVVILDFGAQYGQLIARRVREAHVFCEILPNDTPAPEIASRNPRGIILTGGPASVYDEGSPRCDPAVFELGVPVLGICYGMQLMSLLLGGDVRRSGKREYGKADLEVLGDAPGREGLFSGVESPTQCWMSHGDSVLTAPGGFVALGRTRNAPFAAIVDPRRRLYGVQFHPEVVHTHRGREILRNFLYRICGCSGTWDMGSFIHNAVPRLGEQMSDGRAICALSGGVDSSVAAVLAHMAIGDRLTCIFVDHGLLRKGEAEQVERTFRERFHINLIHVKAAERFLERLRGVTDPESKRKIIGHEFIRVFEEEAARIEGARYLIQGTLYPDVIESGTRTAAVIKTHHNVGGLPPGMKLKIVEPLRDLFKDEVREVARELGLPEEIAWRQPFPGPGLAIRIIGEVTTEKLDILREADAIVIEEIREAGLYRQIWQSFAVLSSMKSVGVMGDGRTYAYTAILRAVTSDDGMTADWVRLPYDLLERISSRIVNEVKGINRVVYDITSKPPGTIEWE, encoded by the coding sequence GTGTCGAGTGACCCCGCCGTCGAAAACGTCGTAATCCTGGACTTTGGCGCCCAATACGGGCAGCTGATAGCGCGCCGGGTGCGCGAGGCCCACGTATTCTGCGAGATCCTGCCCAACGATACGCCGGCGCCCGAAATCGCGTCCAGGAACCCCCGGGGGATTATCCTGACGGGCGGGCCCGCGAGCGTTTACGACGAGGGTTCGCCCAGGTGCGACCCGGCCGTATTTGAATTGGGCGTCCCGGTTCTCGGGATATGCTACGGCATGCAGCTCATGAGCCTCCTGCTCGGCGGCGACGTCAGGAGAAGCGGTAAACGAGAGTACGGCAAGGCGGATCTCGAGGTGCTCGGCGACGCACCCGGCAGGGAGGGCCTGTTCTCTGGCGTCGAGAGTCCCACCCAGTGCTGGATGAGCCACGGCGACTCCGTGCTGACCGCCCCCGGGGGGTTCGTCGCGCTCGGGCGGACGAGGAATGCGCCGTTCGCCGCCATCGTCGACCCGCGCCGGCGGCTTTACGGTGTTCAATTCCACCCCGAGGTAGTGCACACGCATCGCGGGCGGGAGATCCTCCGGAACTTCCTGTATCGCATCTGCGGGTGCTCCGGCACGTGGGACATGGGGTCATTCATTCACAACGCGGTCCCGCGCCTCGGAGAGCAGATGAGCGACGGCCGCGCCATCTGCGCGTTGAGCGGCGGGGTCGATTCGTCGGTCGCGGCGGTCCTGGCGCACATGGCCATCGGCGACCGGCTCACCTGCATATTCGTCGACCACGGGCTGCTCAGGAAGGGCGAAGCCGAACAGGTCGAGCGCACCTTCCGGGAGCGGTTCCACATCAACCTGATACACGTCAAGGCGGCGGAGCGTTTCCTCGAAAGGCTTCGCGGAGTCACCGACCCGGAGTCGAAGCGCAAGATCATCGGCCACGAGTTCATACGGGTATTTGAGGAGGAAGCCGCACGGATCGAGGGCGCGCGCTACCTGATCCAGGGGACACTCTACCCCGACGTCATTGAGAGCGGCACCAGGACGGCGGCGGTGATAAAAACCCACCACAACGTGGGAGGACTGCCTCCCGGGATGAAGCTCAAGATCGTGGAGCCTCTACGCGACCTGTTCAAGGACGAGGTGAGGGAGGTCGCGCGCGAGCTCGGGCTGCCCGAGGAGATAGCGTGGAGGCAGCCGTTTCCCGGGCCGGGTCTGGCGATCCGCATCATCGGCGAGGTCACGACCGAGAAGCTCGACATACTCCGGGAGGCGGACGCCATCGTCATCGAGGAAATAAGGGAGGCGGGGCTGTACCGGCAGATCTGGCAGAGCTTCGCCGTACTGTCGTCCATGAAGAGCGTGGGAGTGATGGGTGACGGCAGGACGTACGCGTACACGGCGATACTGAGGGCTGTCACGAGCGACGACGGGATGACCGCCGATTGGGTGAGGCTGCCGTACGACCTGCTCGAGCGGATTTCGAGTCGCATCGTCAACGAGGTAAAAGGGATCAACCGGGTAGTCTACGACATCACGTCGAAGCCGCCGGGGACGATTGAGTGGGAATGA
- the hpt gene encoding hypoxanthine phosphoribosyltransferase encodes MFSGDIEEILFDSDAIQRRVAEMARRISEDYAGKPVIAVGILKGAFIFLSDLARSLRCLASFDFMGVSSYGASTSSSGVVRITKDLEESIEGRHVLIVEDVVDTGLTLRYLCEALKARKPASLKVCCLLDKPSRRKVPVTLDYVGFEIPDAFVVGYGLDYNEKYRQLPFICVLKPEVYSPTGGKAGVE; translated from the coding sequence ATGTTCTCGGGCGACATCGAGGAGATCCTGTTCGACTCGGACGCCATCCAGAGGCGGGTCGCGGAAATGGCGCGAAGGATCTCCGAGGATTATGCCGGAAAACCGGTGATCGCAGTCGGGATCTTGAAAGGCGCGTTCATCTTCCTGTCGGATCTGGCGAGGAGCCTCAGATGCCTCGCTTCCTTCGACTTCATGGGGGTTTCGAGCTACGGTGCCTCTACGTCGAGTTCGGGCGTGGTAAGGATCACCAAGGACCTCGAGGAGAGCATCGAAGGCAGGCACGTGCTGATCGTCGAGGACGTTGTCGACACGGGCCTCACGCTGAGGTACCTCTGCGAGGCACTCAAGGCGCGCAAGCCGGCCAGCCTGAAGGTGTGCTGCCTGCTCGACAAACCATCGCGCAGGAAGGTCCCAGTCACCCTCGACTACGTCGGTTTCGAGATTCCGGACGCGTTCGTGGTCGGATACGGCCTGGACTATAACGAGAAGTACCGGCAGCTGCCGTTCATTTGCGTGTTGAAGCCGGAAGTGTACTCACCAACGGGAGGGAAGGCCGGTGTCGAGTGA
- a CDS encoding MogA/MoaB family molybdenum cofactor biosynthesis protein, protein MHDATARKSIKYGILTASDSGSKGDREDLSSQVIREMVEGPPAGAARGVVAHYVIVADEAEVIAREISDMADNRGIDVILTTGGTGLSPRDHTPEATYAVIDREVPGIAEAMRQAGMRATPHAMLSRQVAGTRGQCLIVNMPGSPRAVKECLEVILPVIPHAVEVLRGQARDCARLGD, encoded by the coding sequence ATGCACGACGCAACAGCCAGAAAATCCATAAAATACGGCATTCTGACTGCGAGCGACTCGGGCTCGAAGGGCGACCGCGAGGACCTTTCGAGTCAGGTTATACGCGAGATGGTTGAAGGGCCCCCTGCTGGAGCGGCGCGGGGCGTGGTCGCCCATTACGTGATCGTCGCCGATGAGGCCGAGGTCATCGCGCGTGAGATCTCCGACATGGCGGACAACAGGGGCATCGACGTTATCCTGACGACCGGTGGGACTGGCCTGAGTCCGAGGGACCACACGCCGGAGGCGACGTACGCCGTGATCGACCGCGAGGTGCCGGGTATCGCCGAGGCGATGCGCCAGGCAGGGATGAGGGCGACCCCGCACGCGATGCTGTCGCGCCAGGTGGCGGGCACACGCGGTCAGTGTCTCATCGTGAACATGCCCGGCAGTCCCAGGGCCGTCAAGGAGTGCCTGGAGGTGATCCTTCCGGTGATCCCCCATGCTGTGGAGGTGCTGAGGGGGCAGGCGCGGGATTGCGCGAGGTTGGGGGACTGA
- the moaC gene encoding cyclic pyranopterin monophosphate synthase MoaC: MVDVGGKPETVRKAVAAGEVLMAPETLKRLREGDIPKGDVLAVARVAGIMAAKRTPELIPLCHPVPISSASVEFSFSEGRPVVEVTATVESIGRTGVEMEALTAVSVASLAIYDMCKSIDKGIIIGDVRLIFKSGGKSGTYVRG; encoded by the coding sequence ATGGTTGACGTTGGGGGAAAACCCGAAACCGTACGGAAAGCCGTGGCCGCCGGCGAGGTGCTCATGGCCCCCGAGACCCTGAAAAGGCTGAGGGAGGGCGACATCCCCAAGGGTGACGTGCTGGCCGTGGCGCGGGTCGCAGGGATAATGGCCGCAAAGCGCACGCCCGAGCTCATCCCGTTATGCCACCCGGTTCCCATCAGTTCGGCGTCTGTCGAATTCTCATTTAGCGAAGGGCGACCTGTCGTCGAGGTCACGGCTACGGTGGAGAGCATCGGGCGTACCGGGGTGGAGATGGAGGCGCTGACGGCCGTGTCCGTGGCATCCCTCGCTATATACGACATGTGCAAGTCCATTGACAAGGGCATCATCATCGGCGATGTCAGGCTCATATTCAAGTCCGGCGGGAAGAGCGGGACTTACGTACGGGGATGA
- the moaA gene encoding GTP 3',8-cyclase MoaA yields MRDRFGRNLTYLRVSVTDRCNMRCIYCMPEGGAPLVSHSDLLSYEEIVRVVRAGVSCGVQTVRLTGGEPLMRRGIVDLVARLAEIRGLEDLAMTTNASGLEDLAPVLKAAGLKRVNISLDSLDPATFATITRGGNLAEVLRGIDAALEHGLTPVKLNCVPLRGLNDGEIPAMLEFIKNRPVHLRFIELMPVGWNDAWFNQRFIPASELRARVEAVASGSGGRVLPATVLAGRGPASYLGIEGYRGKVGFISPMTAHFCSRCTRMRLTSLGKISPCLASGAEIDVKAEIRAGCTDERIAELFGEAAMMKPLEHSMECAAGLDARLMSRIGG; encoded by the coding sequence TTGAGGGATAGATTCGGCAGGAACCTGACATACCTGAGAGTCTCGGTCACCGACCGCTGCAATATGCGCTGCATTTACTGCATGCCGGAAGGTGGGGCGCCCCTCGTTTCCCACAGCGACCTCCTTTCCTACGAGGAGATCGTCAGGGTTGTCCGCGCCGGAGTCTCGTGCGGCGTCCAGACGGTGAGGCTCACAGGCGGTGAGCCGCTCATGCGAAGGGGGATAGTCGACCTGGTCGCGCGGCTTGCGGAGATACGGGGACTTGAGGACCTGGCAATGACCACGAATGCCAGCGGGCTCGAAGACCTGGCGCCCGTACTGAAGGCCGCGGGACTGAAGCGCGTGAACATAAGCCTGGACAGCCTCGACCCGGCCACTTTCGCGACGATCACCCGCGGGGGGAACCTGGCGGAGGTATTGCGAGGGATCGACGCGGCGCTCGAACACGGGCTTACCCCCGTCAAGCTGAACTGCGTGCCGTTGAGGGGTCTCAACGACGGCGAAATACCGGCTATGCTGGAGTTCATCAAGAACCGGCCGGTGCACCTCAGGTTTATCGAGCTCATGCCGGTCGGCTGGAACGACGCCTGGTTCAACCAGCGATTCATACCGGCGTCCGAGCTCAGGGCGAGGGTAGAGGCCGTCGCATCCGGTTCGGGCGGGCGGGTCTTGCCCGCGACGGTGCTCGCGGGAAGAGGCCCCGCGAGCTATCTGGGGATCGAAGGCTACCGGGGGAAGGTGGGCTTCATATCCCCCATGACCGCGCATTTTTGCTCCAGGTGCACGCGGATGAGGCTTACCTCGCTGGGCAAGATCAGCCCATGTCTCGCCTCCGGCGCCGAGATCGACGTCAAGGCGGAGATCCGCGCGGGTTGCACGGATGAGCGGATAGCGGAGTTGTTCGGGGAAGCCGCGATGATGAAGCCGCTGGAGCATTCGATGGAATGCGCCGCCGGGCTTGACGCGCGGTTAATGTCCAGGATCGGTGGATAG
- a CDS encoding molybdopterin biosynthesis protein codes for MTSASRRIYLDTLPWEEGLDRWFAALEQAGVLAPAGSEPVGSEMIPVGEALGRITAAPVYARRSSPHFVASAMDGVATRAALTFDASETAPRRLRLGVDALEVDTGDPLPSGFDCVIMAEDVHYADRAAGVVEVIQPASPWQHVRQIGEDIVATEMLFPAGRSLRPEDLGALLACGHSEVPVRRRPSVAVVPTGTEVVPAGVEPAPGQIPDYNSTVVSALVSQWGGEARVLPVCPDDPAMLAGALAGAACSADVVALIAGSSAGREDFTSAAVSGAGAVVVHGVAIKPGKPVVLGYSHGKPVVGLPGYPVSAYITACMFLRPLLYRLQGLPAPQVTGVKAVLSRRAASQAGVDEYVRVKLGSIDGRLVATPVARGAGLITSLVRADGIMRIPRFSEGFEEGSEAPVQLLRPVDEIVNSVVIIGSHDVALDVLGGMLSAHHPGYSVSSAHVGSMGGLTSLRRGEAHACGTHLLDPGTGDYNTAYVRRMLPGTRVHLVTLAHRQQGFMVRKGNPRCIRGFEDLARGDVMFVNRQRGAGTRLLLDYHLNLAGIDPVAVHGYEWEEFTHMAVAAAVSSGTADVGLGILAAARALDLEFIPVGEERYELAIPAKHLEAAPVRLMLEVLRTEEFKKAVESLGGYDTRETGIVRVVGGEPVEG; via the coding sequence ATGACTTCAGCTTCAAGAAGGATATACCTGGACACGCTCCCGTGGGAAGAAGGGCTCGACCGCTGGTTCGCGGCGCTCGAGCAGGCGGGAGTACTCGCGCCCGCCGGGTCCGAGCCCGTGGGGTCCGAAATGATCCCTGTGGGCGAGGCGCTTGGCCGGATAACCGCCGCTCCAGTGTATGCGCGCCGGTCGTCCCCGCACTTTGTCGCTTCGGCGATGGACGGCGTCGCGACCCGGGCGGCGCTGACCTTCGACGCATCTGAGACTGCGCCGCGGCGCCTGCGGCTCGGGGTGGACGCGCTGGAGGTGGACACCGGCGACCCGCTCCCCAGCGGATTCGACTGCGTGATCATGGCCGAGGACGTCCACTATGCGGACAGGGCCGCGGGGGTCGTCGAGGTGATCCAGCCCGCGTCGCCATGGCAGCACGTCCGGCAGATCGGTGAGGACATCGTCGCCACCGAGATGCTGTTCCCCGCCGGCCGTTCGCTGAGGCCGGAAGACCTCGGGGCGCTACTGGCGTGCGGGCATTCGGAAGTCCCGGTAAGGCGGCGACCCAGCGTCGCGGTTGTGCCCACGGGAACCGAAGTCGTGCCGGCGGGTGTCGAGCCAGCCCCTGGCCAGATACCCGACTACAACTCGACTGTCGTGTCGGCGCTCGTTTCACAGTGGGGCGGAGAGGCGCGCGTTCTCCCCGTTTGCCCGGACGACCCCGCAATGCTTGCCGGCGCGCTCGCCGGCGCCGCGTGCTCCGCGGACGTGGTTGCGCTAATCGCGGGTTCCTCGGCGGGCCGCGAGGACTTCACTTCCGCGGCTGTGTCCGGGGCCGGCGCCGTGGTTGTTCACGGGGTGGCGATCAAGCCGGGTAAACCGGTTGTGCTGGGATATTCCCACGGCAAGCCGGTGGTGGGGCTCCCGGGGTACCCCGTTTCCGCCTACATAACCGCCTGCATGTTCCTGAGGCCGCTGCTCTACAGGCTCCAGGGATTACCGGCTCCGCAAGTCACCGGGGTCAAGGCGGTCCTCTCGAGGCGGGCCGCTTCGCAGGCGGGCGTCGACGAGTACGTGAGGGTCAAGCTCGGCAGCATCGACGGAAGACTCGTCGCAACGCCGGTGGCGAGAGGGGCGGGACTGATAACCTCGCTCGTCCGCGCCGACGGCATAATGCGCATCCCCAGGTTCTCGGAAGGGTTTGAAGAGGGGTCGGAGGCCCCAGTACAACTGCTCCGACCCGTGGATGAGATCGTCAACTCCGTCGTGATAATCGGTAGCCATGACGTTGCGCTGGACGTTCTCGGTGGTATGCTCTCGGCGCATCATCCCGGGTACTCCGTCTCGTCCGCCCACGTGGGCAGCATGGGCGGGCTCACGTCTTTGCGTCGCGGGGAAGCCCACGCGTGCGGGACACACCTTCTCGACCCCGGCACGGGGGACTACAACACGGCCTACGTCAGGCGGATGCTGCCGGGGACGCGCGTGCACCTGGTAACGCTCGCGCACCGCCAACAGGGTTTCATGGTGCGAAAGGGCAACCCCAGATGTATCAGGGGTTTTGAAGACCTGGCGCGAGGCGACGTCATGTTCGTGAACAGGCAGCGGGGCGCGGGTACGCGCCTCCTGCTGGACTATCATCTGAATCTGGCCGGCATCGATCCCGTGGCGGTCCACGGCTACGAGTGGGAGGAATTTACCCACATGGCAGTGGCCGCCGCAGTCTCGAGCGGGACGGCTGACGTGGGGCTTGGGATACTCGCGGCGGCGAGGGCGCTGGACCTGGAGTTCATCCCGGTGGGCGAAGAGCGCTACGAACTGGCGATTCCGGCCAAACACCTCGAGGCCGCGCCTGTCCGGTTGATGCTGGAGGTCCTGCGGACAGAGGAGTTCAAGAAGGCCGTCGAGTCGCTCGGCGGCTACGACACCCGCGAAACCGGGATCGTGAGGGTGGTTGGAGGGGAACCCGTTGAGGGATAG
- a CDS encoding molybdopterin molybdotransferase MoeA, giving the protein MLDVVTIRDAVGSVRALMRRGFTAREMVPARGALGRVLSCDVVAAGDLPPFDRSTVDGYAVRARDTFGASESMPAYLTLCGDVVMGSMPVRNLEAGSAMRILTGGALPPGADAAAMLEYCEEPGDGDVAVGYSVSPGENVIKRGEDVAAGSVVLRDGHRLRPQELGALEGLGVVEVGVYARPMVGVLSTGDEVVDPCRDPGPGQIRDVNAAALAGSIERDGMTPVFLGVAPDSADELRAILRDALELDAVVISGGSSAGVRDVVAATLDSLGEPGVVVHGLALRPGKPAILAVIGDRLVAGLPGHPASALVAYRTVVSALLRHLGGEDLGDDPVRFALGIPFRARCSRSLASAPGRDEFVRCTVRREGAEAWVDPVLGKSGLISTLTRAEAMIHIPLDAGGVEAGAFVDVYPI; this is encoded by the coding sequence TTGCTTGACGTCGTGACGATAAGGGACGCGGTCGGGTCCGTGCGGGCGCTAATGCGGCGCGGATTCACCGCCCGGGAGATGGTGCCGGCCCGCGGGGCGCTGGGCCGGGTGCTGTCTTGCGATGTCGTGGCGGCAGGCGACCTTCCGCCGTTCGACAGGTCCACGGTTGACGGTTACGCGGTCCGCGCGAGGGACACGTTCGGGGCGAGCGAGAGCATGCCGGCCTACCTGACCTTGTGCGGCGATGTTGTCATGGGTTCGATGCCTGTCAGGAACCTGGAGGCAGGGTCGGCCATGCGGATTCTGACAGGGGGTGCGCTGCCCCCGGGTGCCGACGCCGCGGCGATGCTCGAATACTGCGAGGAACCGGGTGACGGCGACGTCGCCGTGGGGTATTCCGTTTCCCCCGGGGAGAACGTGATCAAGCGCGGCGAGGACGTCGCCGCGGGCAGCGTCGTTCTACGCGACGGCCACAGGCTCAGGCCCCAGGAGCTGGGCGCGCTGGAGGGCCTGGGCGTCGTGGAAGTAGGAGTCTACGCGCGCCCCATGGTGGGCGTGCTCTCGACGGGCGACGAGGTTGTCGACCCCTGCCGCGACCCCGGACCGGGGCAGATCAGGGACGTCAACGCGGCCGCGCTTGCGGGATCGATCGAGCGCGACGGTATGACGCCGGTGTTTCTGGGGGTGGCCCCCGATTCCGCGGACGAGCTGCGGGCCATTCTGAGGGATGCCCTCGAGCTCGACGCCGTCGTCATCAGCGGTGGGAGTTCGGCGGGTGTCCGGGACGTGGTCGCCGCTACCCTGGATTCCCTCGGTGAGCCGGGCGTCGTCGTTCACGGCCTCGCGCTGAGGCCCGGGAAACCGGCGATACTCGCCGTGATCGGCGATAGGCTCGTGGCGGGGCTGCCGGGTCATCCGGCGTCCGCACTGGTGGCGTACAGGACGGTGGTGAGCGCGCTGCTGAGGCACCTGGGGGGCGAGGACCTGGGGGACGACCCCGTTCGTTTCGCCCTCGGGATCCCGTTCCGCGCCCGCTGTTCGAGGAGCCTCGCGTCGGCGCCGGGGCGGGACGAATTCGTCCGGTGCACCGTCCGCCGGGAGGGCGCTGAAGCCTGGGTGGACCCGGTGCTGGGGAAGTCGGGGCTGATCTCCACGTTGACGAGGGCCGAGGCCATGATACACATCCCGCTGGACGCCGGTGGCGTGGAAGCGGGCGCTTTCGTCGACGTCTACCCTATCTGA
- a CDS encoding LysM peptidoglycan-binding domain-containing protein — MNRAAGVLRRMVYTLLATAVFVVVAGIAPWSAVVSDLNPVCIAAHFGYRPLRRGAAGEDVWYLQSLLRRLGLFTVKPTGYFGRVTECSVRRFQSSNGMRPDGVVGGDTMRIARALVAAWEWSQSGYEVKDGDTLESISQAWGIPAAVLAKLNGLPADVTLKPGDRIKIPVPEFIMHEVEKGECLAGISSKHGLDWRQVAAWNGIRHPYVIRPGDMLVIPVPPEREER; from the coding sequence TTGAACCGGGCTGCGGGTGTTTTGCGCCGGATGGTATACACGCTACTCGCGACGGCAGTGTTTGTTGTTGTGGCGGGTATCGCGCCGTGGAGCGCGGTTGTGTCTGATCTGAACCCGGTATGTATTGCCGCTCATTTTGGATACAGGCCTCTTCGACGAGGGGCTGCGGGAGAGGACGTTTGGTACCTTCAGTCACTGCTGCGCCGGCTCGGGCTGTTCACCGTGAAGCCCACGGGATACTTTGGCAGGGTGACCGAGTGTTCGGTGAGAAGGTTCCAGTCGTCGAACGGCATGAGACCGGACGGCGTCGTGGGCGGGGATACCATGCGAATTGCCAGGGCTCTCGTGGCGGCCTGGGAATGGAGCCAGTCGGGCTACGAGGTCAAGGATGGAGACACACTGGAGAGTATCTCGCAGGCGTGGGGTATCCCGGCAGCCGTGCTGGCGAAACTCAACGGGTTACCCGCGGACGTGACTCTCAAACCGGGGGACCGCATCAAGATCCCCGTCCCCGAGTTCATCATGCACGAGGTGGAAAAGGGCGAGTGCCTGGCCGGGATTTCCTCGAAGCACGGTCTTGACTGGAGGCAAGTGGCTGCGTGGAATGGAATACGGCACCCGTACGTGATACGCCCCGGCGACATGCTGGTGATACCCGTGCCGCCGGAACGTGAAGAGCGGTAA
- a CDS encoding hut operon positive regulator HutP produces the protein MKELESLEIARAAIRMATTRDRAQELQVKEELRAEGIRGAAIDIGGEFSVIVKTGIERALVAAKREGLIQETHTDEGAVAGAAREALSQVVQKAFGLNVGGKIGVARKAEHLIVVAFFAVGLVHLNEVAIGLGHRAIPMPRS, from the coding sequence GTGAAGGAACTGGAGAGCCTGGAGATCGCAAGGGCGGCGATCAGGATGGCCACCACGAGGGATCGCGCCCAGGAACTCCAGGTCAAGGAGGAGCTGCGGGCTGAGGGGATCCGGGGGGCCGCCATAGACATCGGCGGCGAGTTCAGCGTGATCGTCAAGACGGGGATCGAAAGAGCCCTCGTCGCCGCAAAGCGGGAAGGGCTCATCCAGGAAACGCACACCGACGAGGGCGCCGTGGCCGGCGCCGCGCGAGAAGCGCTGTCACAGGTCGTCCAGAAGGCCTTCGGCCTGAACGTGGGCGGCAAGATCGGTGTCGCGCGTAAGGCCGAACACCTGATAGTAGTCGCATTTTTCGCCGTGGGCCTGGTGCACCTGAACGAGGTGGCTATAGGCCTCGGGCACCGCGCGATTCCGATGCCGCGTTCCTGA